A window of the Sandaracinaceae bacterium genome harbors these coding sequences:
- a CDS encoding sigma-70 family RNA polymerase sigma factor yields the protein MSSRALIDHFFRHEYGRLVSTLSRRVGVEHLEAVEDAAQSALMAALETWTKSELPANPSAWLFRAAINELLGGLRKGARRRRILERLGPTSPTDPEPIPTLSGEMQDDLLRMLFVCCDDAIPQRSQLVLALKVLSGFDVREIALRLFTSEANVYKRLTRARARLRSRPLELDALDSAQHAARLPAVLAILHLLFTEGYLSHHAEHAIRRELSDEAIRLATLLAAHPVGRRPETFALVALMHLHGARMDARVDAAGSLLLLEEQDRSRWDAAQVSEGLSWLAASSDGDVLSRYHVEAGIAAEHCLAPSFAETRWDRVVELYGLLRRIAPSEVHELNRAVAVAEWKSPAAGLRVLDALAPSPALAASYQWAAVHADLHRRAGRVEEAARHRAHALEAAPTPAVEALLRRRLGRD from the coding sequence GTGAGCTCCCGCGCGCTGATCGATCACTTCTTCCGGCACGAGTACGGTCGCCTCGTCTCGACCCTCTCGCGCCGGGTGGGAGTGGAGCACCTCGAGGCGGTCGAGGACGCCGCGCAGTCGGCGCTGATGGCCGCGCTCGAGACCTGGACGAAGTCCGAGCTGCCGGCGAACCCGTCGGCGTGGCTCTTTCGTGCGGCGATCAACGAGCTGCTGGGAGGGCTGCGCAAGGGCGCGCGCCGACGGCGCATCCTGGAGCGGCTCGGCCCCACCTCACCCACGGATCCAGAGCCGATCCCGACCCTCTCCGGGGAGATGCAGGACGATCTTCTCCGCATGCTCTTCGTGTGCTGCGATGACGCGATCCCGCAGCGATCGCAGCTCGTGCTGGCTCTGAAGGTCCTCTCCGGCTTCGACGTGCGCGAGATCGCGCTCCGGCTCTTCACGAGCGAGGCCAACGTCTACAAGCGCCTGACCCGGGCCCGCGCCCGGCTGCGCAGCCGGCCCCTCGAGCTCGACGCCCTCGACTCCGCGCAGCACGCCGCCCGCCTGCCGGCGGTGCTCGCCATCCTCCACCTGCTGTTCACGGAGGGCTACCTCTCGCATCACGCCGAGCACGCGATCCGCCGGGAGCTCTCGGACGAGGCCATCCGCCTGGCCACCCTGCTCGCGGCGCACCCGGTCGGTCGGAGGCCGGAGACCTTCGCGCTCGTCGCGTTGATGCACCTGCACGGGGCACGAATGGACGCGCGCGTCGACGCCGCCGGCAGCCTGCTGCTCCTGGAGGAGCAGGATCGATCCCGGTGGGACGCCGCGCAGGTGAGCGAGGGCCTGTCCTGGCTGGCCGCATCCTCCGACGGCGACGTCTTGTCGCGCTACCACGTCGAGGCCGGAATCGCGGCGGAGCACTGCCTCGCGCCCTCGTTCGCCGAGACGCGCTGGGATCGTGTGGTCGAGCTCTACGGGCTCCTGCGCCGCATCGCGCCGTCCGAAGTGCACGAGCTGAACCGAGCGGTTGCGGTGGCGGAGTGGAAGAGCCCGGCGGCGGGGTTGCGGGTCCTGGATGCCCTCGCACCCTCCCCCGCGCTCGCGGCGTCCTACCAGTGGGCCGCGGTGCACGCCGACCTGCACCGACGCGCCGGACGGGTCGAGGAGGCGGCGCGGCATCGGGCTCACGCGCTCGAGGCCGCACCCACGCCCGCGGTCGAGGCGCTGCTGCGGCGGCGCCTCGGTCGAGACTGA
- a CDS encoding alpha/beta fold hydrolase — MRAVPRSLFPFEPHWHQLGRHRMHYLDEGEGDPVVMVHGNPTWSFYYRNLVDALKADHRCVVPDHIGMGKSDKPGDAHYDYTLAQRVDDLEDLLEHLEVNQNVTLVVHDWGGMIGMAWAARHPERVARLVILNTAAFPLPTERPFHWPLKLTRTPIGGLLVERLNAFSEVAARTCVTRKPMPRDVRKAYTAPYDTPANRIATLRFVQDIPLSPRDPGHAIVRETADRLHLFQDKPALICWGEKDFVFDAPFLREWERFLPQAEVVRFPDCGHYVLEDASDEILPRVRQFLSANPLG, encoded by the coding sequence GTGAGGGCCGTCCCGCGATCTCTGTTCCCCTTCGAGCCGCACTGGCACCAGCTCGGACGCCACCGCATGCACTACCTCGACGAGGGCGAAGGCGACCCCGTGGTGATGGTGCACGGCAACCCCACGTGGTCCTTCTACTACCGCAACCTCGTCGACGCGCTGAAGGCCGACCACCGCTGCGTCGTCCCCGACCACATCGGCATGGGCAAGAGCGACAAGCCCGGGGACGCCCACTACGACTACACGCTCGCCCAGCGGGTCGACGACCTCGAGGACCTGCTCGAGCACCTCGAGGTGAATCAGAACGTCACCCTCGTCGTGCACGACTGGGGCGGCATGATCGGCATGGCCTGGGCGGCGCGGCACCCCGAGCGCGTCGCGCGCCTGGTGATCCTCAACACGGCGGCGTTCCCGCTGCCCACCGAGCGCCCCTTTCACTGGCCGCTGAAGCTCACCCGCACGCCGATCGGTGGGCTGCTCGTGGAGCGGCTCAACGCGTTCAGCGAGGTCGCGGCGCGGACCTGCGTCACCCGCAAGCCGATGCCGCGCGACGTGCGCAAGGCGTACACAGCGCCCTACGACACGCCGGCCAACCGCATCGCGACGCTGCGCTTCGTGCAGGACATCCCGCTCTCGCCCCGTGACCCCGGCCACGCCATCGTGCGCGAGACGGCCGATCGCCTGCACCTGTTCCAGGACAAGCCGGCCCTCATCTGCTGGGGCGAGAAGGACTTCGTCTTCGACGCGCCGTTCCTCCGCGAATGGGAGCGCTTCCTCCCGCAGGCCGAGGTCGTTCGCTTTCCCGACTGTGGGCACTACGTGCTCGAGGACGCGTCGGACGAGATCCTCCCGCGCGTCCGCCAGTTCCTGTCCGCGAACCCCCTCGGGTGA
- a CDS encoding YciI family protein, whose translation MPKFLCMQRSLPTQSQEKPSPAQMQEMYAKFDAWRTQFADNLVDLGGKLGEGELVSAEPPTDGPYVEVKELIGGYMIVQAESLSAAIEVARTCPGLVRPGSGVEVVAIHTPGG comes from the coding sequence ATGCCCAAGTTTCTCTGTATGCAGCGCAGCCTCCCCACCCAGAGCCAGGAGAAGCCCTCCCCCGCCCAGATGCAGGAGATGTACGCCAAGTTCGACGCCTGGCGGACGCAGTTCGCGGACAACCTCGTCGACCTCGGCGGCAAGCTCGGCGAGGGTGAGCTGGTCAGCGCGGAGCCCCCGACCGACGGCCCCTACGTCGAAGTGAAGGAGCTGATCGGCGGCTACATGATCGTCCAGGCGGAGAGCCTCTCCGCCGCCATCGAGGTCGCGCGCACGTGCCCCGGTCTCGTGCGCCCCGGCTCCGGCGTCGAGGTCGTCGCGATCCACACGCCGGGAGGGTGA
- a CDS encoding 3-oxoacyl-ACP synthase III — MRYDDVVLASLHAVEATHRVRTADLEAQLSAHLPRLGLLPGTLEALSGIVARRFWDADFAPSDAATRAAEGALADAGVDRGRIGVLINTSVCRDYIEPSTACLVHGNLGLPATCLNFDLSNACLGFLNGMDLVAQMIERGQVDYGLVVDGESSRFVVEKTLERLQAPDASPQTFRDNIATLTLGSGGAAAVLTRSALAPDGHRFTGLVSLAASQHNHLCRGQVDWMKTDTTGLLAAGLELATQTWARAADELDWSADALDHAVLHQVSKPHTEHLARALGLDLGRVPVIYPEHGNVGPASVPMTLAKAAAEGRVKRGDRVALMGIGSGLNCAMAEVIW, encoded by the coding sequence ATGCGCTATGACGACGTCGTCCTGGCCTCCCTGCACGCGGTGGAGGCGACGCACCGGGTCCGCACCGCGGATCTGGAGGCGCAGCTGTCCGCGCACCTGCCGAGGCTGGGCCTGCTGCCCGGGACGCTCGAGGCGCTGAGTGGGATCGTCGCGCGACGCTTCTGGGATGCGGACTTCGCGCCGAGCGACGCGGCGACGCGCGCGGCGGAGGGCGCTTTGGCCGACGCGGGCGTGGACCGCGGCCGGATCGGCGTGCTGATCAACACCAGCGTGTGCCGCGACTACATCGAGCCCTCCACCGCGTGCCTCGTGCACGGCAACCTCGGTCTGCCCGCGACCTGCCTGAACTTCGATCTCTCCAACGCCTGCCTCGGCTTCCTCAACGGGATGGACCTCGTCGCGCAGATGATCGAGCGCGGCCAGGTGGACTACGGGCTGGTCGTCGATGGGGAGAGCTCGCGCTTCGTGGTCGAGAAAACCCTGGAGCGGCTCCAGGCGCCCGACGCGAGCCCGCAGACCTTTCGCGACAACATCGCCACGCTCACGCTCGGGAGCGGCGGCGCCGCGGCCGTCCTGACCCGGAGCGCCCTCGCCCCCGACGGACATCGCTTCACGGGGCTCGTCAGCCTCGCGGCCAGCCAGCACAACCACCTCTGCCGCGGGCAGGTGGACTGGATGAAGACGGACACGACGGGGCTGCTCGCGGCGGGGCTCGAGCTCGCGACGCAGACCTGGGCGCGCGCCGCGGACGAGCTGGACTGGTCGGCCGACGCGCTCGACCACGCGGTGCTGCACCAGGTGAGCAAGCCGCACACCGAGCACCTCGCGCGCGCGCTGGGGCTGGATCTCGGGCGGGTGCCGGTGATCTACCCGGAGCACGGGAACGTCGGGCCGGCGTCGGTGCCGATGACGCTCGCCAAGGCGGCGGCCGAGGGACGCGTGAAGCGGGGCGACCGCGTGGCCCTGATGGGCATCGGCAGCGGGCTGAACTGCGCGATGGCCGAGGTCATCTGGTGA